From Deferrisoma camini S3R1, the proteins below share one genomic window:
- the secD gene encoding protein translocase subunit SecD — protein sequence MSMSLKWRAAIVAAVTVLGIVFLLPSLMGSDANLPGFLAERKLHLGLDLQGGMHLVLEVQAEKAVEQAVERMAAELKAALREARIRARAVEAQGKTIRLVLRDAEAADRLQALLDDDYPMLRPVARAEEGGRVVVKLGLDPAEAKRLEKYAVDQAIETIRNRVDQFGVTEPTIVPQGERRILIQLPGIKDPERAIRLIGKTAQLEFRLLAEDVSVDEALKNGPPPGTEILYEHEVDPVTRQVVGRRPLVVQKRVLMGGDVITDARVQIDQRYNEPYVTLNFDKRGARMFERITAENVGKRLAIVLDGVVQSAPVIRERIGGGRAQITGRFSLEEARDLAIALRSGSLPAPVKILERRTVGPSLGHDSIRAGLMSLVIGGALVVLFMGFYYKWAGVVADLALVMNVVLILGALALFEATLTLPGIAGIVLTIGMAVDANVLIFERVREELRLGKSPVNALDSGYAKAFVTILDANVTTFIAAAVLWQYGTGPIKGFAVTLAIGIVASMFTAIVGTRVIFDAFLRRRTIRRLSI from the coding sequence ATGTCCATGAGCCTCAAGTGGAGGGCCGCCATCGTGGCGGCCGTGACCGTTTTGGGGATCGTGTTCCTGTTGCCGAGTCTGATGGGGTCGGACGCCAATCTGCCCGGGTTCCTGGCGGAGCGGAAGCTGCACCTGGGGCTCGATCTCCAGGGCGGGATGCACCTGGTGCTGGAGGTCCAGGCCGAGAAGGCGGTGGAGCAGGCCGTGGAACGCATGGCGGCCGAGCTGAAGGCCGCGTTGCGGGAGGCCCGGATCCGGGCCCGGGCCGTGGAGGCCCAGGGCAAGACGATCCGGCTGGTGCTCCGGGACGCGGAAGCGGCGGACCGGCTCCAGGCGCTGCTGGACGACGACTACCCCATGCTGCGACCCGTCGCCCGCGCCGAGGAGGGAGGTCGGGTCGTGGTCAAGCTGGGTTTGGATCCGGCCGAGGCCAAGCGGCTCGAGAAGTACGCGGTGGACCAGGCCATCGAGACCATCCGCAACCGGGTGGACCAGTTCGGCGTGACCGAGCCCACGATCGTGCCCCAGGGAGAGCGCCGGATCCTGATCCAGCTTCCGGGCATCAAGGACCCGGAGCGGGCGATCCGGCTGATCGGCAAGACAGCCCAGCTGGAGTTCCGCCTGCTGGCCGAGGACGTGAGCGTGGACGAGGCGCTCAAGAACGGTCCGCCCCCGGGGACCGAGATCCTCTATGAGCACGAGGTCGACCCGGTCACCCGGCAGGTGGTGGGCCGCCGGCCCCTGGTGGTCCAGAAGCGGGTGCTCATGGGTGGGGACGTGATCACCGACGCCCGGGTCCAGATCGACCAGCGCTACAACGAGCCTTACGTCACGCTCAATTTCGACAAGCGCGGCGCCCGCATGTTCGAGCGCATCACGGCCGAGAACGTGGGCAAGCGGCTGGCCATCGTGCTGGACGGGGTGGTGCAGTCGGCCCCGGTGATCCGGGAGCGGATCGGCGGTGGGCGGGCCCAGATCACGGGTCGGTTCAGCCTGGAGGAGGCCCGGGACCTGGCGATCGCCCTTCGCTCGGGGAGCCTGCCCGCACCGGTCAAGATCCTGGAGCGCCGCACGGTGGGACCGTCCCTGGGGCACGACTCGATCCGGGCGGGCCTGATGTCCCTCGTGATCGGCGGTGCCCTGGTGGTGCTGTTCATGGGGTTCTACTACAAATGGGCCGGGGTGGTGGCGGATCTCGCGCTCGTCATGAACGTGGTGCTGATCCTGGGGGCTCTGGCCCTGTTCGAGGCCACCCTGACCCTGCCGGGCATCGCGGGCATCGTTCTGACCATCGGCATGGCGGTGGACGCCAACGTGCTCATCTTCGAGCGGGTGCGCGAGGAGCTGAGGCTCGGAAAGTCGCCCGTGAACGCGCTGGACAGCGGCTACGCCAAGGCGTTCGTCACCATCCTCGACGCCAACGTGACCACGTTCATCGCGGCGGCCGTGCTGTGGCAGTACGGCACGGGGCCGATCAAGGGGTTCGCGGTGACCCTGGCCATCGGCATCGTGGCCAGCATGTTCACGGCCATCGTGGGAACCCGGGTCATCTTCGACGCGTTCCTCCGGCGGCGCACGATCCGCCGGCTGAGCATCTAG
- the yajC gene encoding preprotein translocase subunit YajC produces MDFLFPATAFAMGAQGGAGSGAQGNPIVSLLPLILMFVIFYVLLIRPQQKRQKEHKAMLEALQRGDEVVTSGGIHARVTGVTDETVTLEIAPNVKIKVSKPAIATVKKRGG; encoded by the coding sequence ATGGACTTTCTGTTCCCCGCCACCGCGTTCGCTATGGGCGCCCAGGGCGGCGCCGGATCCGGCGCGCAGGGCAACCCCATCGTCAGCCTGCTTCCGCTGATCCTGATGTTCGTGATCTTCTACGTGCTCCTGATCCGGCCCCAGCAGAAGCGCCAGAAGGAGCACAAGGCCATGCTCGAGGCGCTCCAGCGCGGGGACGAGGTGGTCACCTCGGGCGGGATCCACGCTAGGGTCACCGGGGTCACCGACGAGACCGTCACCCTGGAGATCGCTCCAAACGTCAAGATCAAGGTGTCCAAGCCGGCGATCGCCACCGTGAAGAAGCGGGGCGGTTAG
- the recJ gene encoding single-stranded-DNA-specific exonuclease RecJ, which translates to MLARRWRIRASEPGAWENLSRALGVSALVARVLAARGFRPGPEAEAFLRPRLASLPDPFGIPGMGAAAERVARAVETREPLWVYTDYDVDGVTSAALLAEFLEACGAEVHCRLPRRDREGYGLKVEPLEEMAAAGARVVVTADCGIRAVDAARRARELGVDLVITDHHTPGPELPPATALVNPRLTGGEYPEPAPAGVGVAWNLAAAVRSVLRAHGHFASRPEPDLRVWLDLVAVGTVADMVPLRGVNRVFVAAGLGLCNPPRRPGLRAMASVAGLRPPLTAGNLGFHIGPRLNAAGRMEGPRAALDLLRAASSAEAVEHARVLDGLNRQRQAEERSAVAAARQRVEKEGWWPGRYGFVLEGDDWHPGVVGLVASRLVEAFHRPTVVLVPQGATLKGSARSIPGLHLVEALEDCRDLLVRYGGHAAAAGLELEPGALGAFRARFEEVVRSRVGEEDLVPVLEADAEVALSELNDQTVAELGCLEPFGVGNPRPVFVLRGVEVVSERPLGASGDHRALVVAQGGARREAVVWRVPESWGFLRPGTRVDLVATAGLHTWNGRTTVRLTVKDAHPAG; encoded by the coding sequence ATGCTGGCCCGTCGCTGGCGGATCCGCGCGTCCGAACCCGGGGCCTGGGAGAACCTCTCCCGGGCCCTTGGTGTTTCTGCGCTGGTGGCCCGGGTGCTGGCGGCCCGGGGGTTCAGGCCGGGCCCCGAGGCCGAGGCGTTTCTGAGGCCGCGACTCGCCTCCCTCCCGGACCCCTTCGGGATCCCGGGCATGGGTGCGGCAGCGGAGCGGGTGGCGCGGGCCGTTGAGACCCGGGAACCCCTGTGGGTCTACACCGACTACGACGTGGACGGGGTCACCTCAGCCGCGCTCCTGGCGGAGTTCCTGGAGGCGTGTGGCGCCGAGGTGCACTGCCGCCTGCCCCGCAGGGACCGGGAGGGCTACGGGCTCAAGGTGGAGCCCCTGGAGGAGATGGCGGCCGCCGGCGCCCGGGTGGTGGTGACGGCGGACTGCGGCATCCGGGCGGTGGATGCGGCCCGGCGTGCCCGGGAGCTGGGGGTGGACCTGGTGATCACCGACCACCACACCCCCGGGCCGGAGCTGCCGCCGGCCACGGCCCTGGTGAATCCCCGGCTCACCGGGGGAGAGTACCCGGAGCCGGCTCCGGCCGGGGTCGGGGTGGCCTGGAACCTGGCCGCGGCCGTGCGCTCGGTGCTCCGGGCGCACGGCCACTTCGCCTCACGGCCCGAGCCGGATCTCCGGGTGTGGCTGGACCTGGTGGCGGTGGGGACCGTGGCCGACATGGTGCCACTGCGCGGGGTGAATCGGGTGTTCGTGGCGGCGGGGCTCGGGTTGTGCAACCCGCCGCGTCGGCCCGGACTCCGGGCCATGGCCTCGGTGGCCGGGCTTCGCCCCCCTCTCACGGCCGGAAATCTGGGGTTTCACATCGGGCCGCGCCTCAACGCGGCCGGCCGCATGGAGGGGCCCCGGGCAGCCCTGGACCTTCTGCGCGCGGCATCCTCGGCGGAGGCCGTGGAGCACGCCCGGGTCCTCGACGGCCTCAACCGCCAACGCCAGGCCGAGGAGCGCTCGGCCGTGGCCGCGGCGCGGCAGCGGGTGGAGAAAGAGGGCTGGTGGCCCGGGCGCTACGGTTTCGTGCTCGAGGGGGACGACTGGCACCCCGGGGTGGTGGGGCTGGTGGCCTCCCGGCTGGTGGAGGCGTTCCATCGGCCCACGGTGGTCCTGGTGCCCCAGGGGGCGACCCTGAAGGGTTCGGCCCGGTCGATCCCCGGGCTCCACCTGGTGGAGGCTCTGGAAGACTGCCGAGACCTGCTCGTGCGTTACGGGGGGCACGCGGCCGCGGCCGGGCTGGAGCTGGAGCCCGGCGCGCTGGGGGCGTTTCGGGCGCGGTTTGAGGAGGTCGTGCGGAGCCGGGTCGGCGAGGAGGATCTGGTGCCGGTGCTCGAGGCGGACGCCGAGGTGGCCCTCTCGGAGCTGAACGACCAGACCGTGGCGGAGCTCGGGTGCCTCGAGCCCTTCGGCGTGGGGAACCCCCGCCCCGTGTTTGTCCTGCGGGGAGTGGAGGTGGTCTCGGAGCGGCCCCTCGGAGCCTCGGGAGACCACAGGGCCCTGGTCGTTGCCCAAGGGGGGGCGCGCCGGGAGGCGGTCGTGTGGCGCGTGCCGGAATCTTGGGGTTTTTTGCGGCCGGGGACCCGGGTGGACCTGGTGGCCACCGCGGGGCTCCATACCTGGAACGGCCGCACGACCGTCCGCCTCACGGTGAAAGACGCCCACCCCGCGGGGTGA
- a CDS encoding TRAP transporter large permease subunit, with translation MGPLDSLARGIDRLNDGVGRAVSWLTTGMVLLTTYDTIMRYGFQHGNIALQELEWHLFGVVFLIGAAYTLKEDAHVRVDIIYARLDERKRAWINLIGSLIALIPFTILVIWCTKMFVMNSWAVRETSPDPGGLPARYALKAMIPLGFVLLLLQGVSEAAKSYRYLREHPAPDKAAGRKWVWLWIAAAVAFLLFGAVIKVSLEGWVPLPESMETWLEPIHEILPAIMFGVLFAVLLFGFPVAFTLGGTALVFGYMAFGFDFFNLLPLRIWGIVTNFTLLAVPLFVYMGVMLERSGLAEELLETMALLFGRMRGGLAISVVVVGALLAASTGIVGATVVTMGLLSLPTMLRRGYQKELATGVIAASGTLGQIIPPSIVLVLLGDIMNVPIGDLFIGSVIPGFILVGLYIIWILIVGWLRPEWAPPIPAEERAQTQGWDLVRRVVVALIPPAFLMLAVLGSIFAGIASPTEAAALGAVGASILTAAKGRLNLQIVRDVMQATTKLTCMVFIILVGAGSFGLVFRGMGGDDVVRAFIEWLPFGKWGILVVTMSIIFVAGFFLDFIEITFIHVPVLAPIMISMGVDPLWLAVLIAVNLQTSFLTPPFGFALFYLKGVAPKEVTTGHIYKGIIPFVVIQVIGLIVVAFWPEAVTWLPSLMLKQ, from the coding sequence ATGGGTCCGCTGGACAGCCTCGCCCGGGGAATCGACCGACTGAACGACGGGGTGGGGAGGGCGGTCTCGTGGCTCACCACGGGGATGGTGCTGCTCACGACTTACGACACCATCATGCGCTACGGGTTCCAGCACGGGAACATCGCACTGCAGGAACTGGAGTGGCACCTGTTCGGCGTGGTGTTCCTGATCGGGGCCGCCTACACGCTCAAGGAGGACGCCCACGTCCGGGTAGACATCATCTACGCGCGCTTGGACGAACGGAAACGGGCCTGGATCAACCTGATCGGCTCGCTGATCGCCCTGATCCCGTTTACGATTCTGGTGATCTGGTGCACGAAGATGTTCGTCATGAACTCTTGGGCGGTGCGGGAGACCTCGCCCGATCCCGGCGGCCTTCCGGCCCGGTACGCACTGAAGGCCATGATCCCCCTGGGGTTCGTGCTCCTGCTGCTGCAGGGGGTGTCCGAAGCGGCCAAGAGCTACCGGTACCTCCGGGAGCACCCGGCCCCCGACAAGGCCGCGGGCCGCAAGTGGGTGTGGCTCTGGATCGCGGCCGCGGTGGCCTTCCTGCTGTTCGGAGCGGTCATCAAGGTGAGCCTGGAGGGGTGGGTGCCCCTTCCCGAGAGCATGGAGACCTGGCTCGAGCCGATCCACGAGATCCTGCCGGCCATCATGTTCGGCGTGTTGTTCGCCGTGCTCCTGTTCGGGTTCCCGGTGGCGTTCACCCTGGGCGGCACCGCGCTCGTGTTCGGGTACATGGCCTTCGGGTTCGACTTCTTCAATCTTTTGCCCCTCCGGATCTGGGGCATCGTCACCAACTTCACCCTCCTGGCCGTGCCCCTGTTCGTGTACATGGGGGTGATGCTGGAGCGCTCGGGCCTGGCCGAGGAGCTGCTGGAGACCATGGCCCTGCTGTTTGGCCGGATGCGGGGCGGGCTGGCCATCTCGGTCGTGGTGGTGGGCGCGCTCCTGGCGGCCTCCACCGGGATCGTGGGCGCCACCGTGGTGACCATGGGGCTCCTGTCGCTTCCCACCATGCTCCGCCGGGGGTACCAGAAGGAGCTGGCCACCGGCGTGATCGCGGCATCCGGAACCCTGGGTCAGATCATCCCCCCATCGATCGTGCTCGTGCTCCTGGGCGACATCATGAACGTGCCGATCGGCGACCTGTTCATCGGGTCGGTGATCCCCGGGTTCATCCTGGTCGGCCTGTACATCATCTGGATCCTCATCGTGGGGTGGCTGCGGCCCGAGTGGGCGCCCCCCATCCCGGCCGAGGAGCGGGCCCAGACCCAGGGATGGGACCTGGTGCGTCGGGTGGTCGTGGCCCTGATTCCGCCGGCGTTCCTGATGCTGGCCGTTCTGGGCTCGATCTTCGCAGGCATCGCCTCCCCCACCGAGGCGGCCGCCCTCGGCGCGGTGGGCGCTTCGATTCTGACGGCGGCCAAGGGCCGGCTGAACCTTCAGATCGTCCGGGACGTGATGCAGGCCACCACCAAGCTCACCTGCATGGTGTTCATCATCCTGGTGGGGGCCGGCTCCTTCGGGCTGGTGTTCCGGGGGATGGGCGGCGACGACGTGGTGCGGGCGTTCATCGAGTGGCTGCCGTTCGGCAAGTGGGGCATCCTGGTCGTGACCATGTCGATCATCTTCGTCGCCGGGTTCTTCCTGGACTTCATCGAGATCACCTTCATCCACGTGCCCGTGCTCGCCCCGATCATGATCAGCATGGGCGTGGACCCCCTGTGGCTGGCCGTGCTGATCGCGGTGAACCTCCAGACCTCGTTCCTCACCCCCCCGTTCGGGTTCGCGCTGTTCTACCTGAAAGGGGTGGCGCCCAAGGAGGTCACCACGGGGCACATCTACAAGGGCATCATCCCGTTCGTGGTGATCCAGGTGATCGGCCTGATCGTCGTGGCGTTCTGGCCCGAGGCCGTGACCTGGCTGCCCTCGCTGATGCTCAAGCAGTAG
- the secF gene encoding protein translocase subunit SecF, with product MEIIRSGTNFDFLGKRKVFFAVSAALILIGLASLVVRGGPRYGIDFAGGTLIQVKFHKPVEVGEIRSALKGVIQGQVVVQSFGEADEYIIQTEKSSGELEGLAKRIHDTLAQKLGDDAVEIRRVEMVGPKVGRDLREKGLLAVLFSLGAILLYIWWRFELRFGLGAVAALFHDVLITIGAFSVFNKQFDLTTVAALLTIVGYSLNDTIVVFDRIRENVKRAGGKGDLEAIMNRSVNETLSRTILTSLTTLLVVAALFLFGGGVIHDFAFALLVGIIVGTYSSIYIASPVVLALEKRVGGARAVESRA from the coding sequence ATGGAAATCATTCGTTCGGGAACGAACTTCGACTTTCTGGGGAAGCGCAAGGTCTTCTTCGCGGTGAGCGCGGCCCTGATCCTGATCGGGCTGGCGAGCCTGGTGGTGCGGGGTGGGCCCCGGTACGGCATCGACTTCGCCGGCGGCACCCTGATCCAAGTGAAGTTCCACAAGCCGGTCGAGGTCGGCGAGATCCGCTCGGCCCTGAAGGGCGTGATCCAGGGCCAGGTCGTGGTCCAATCGTTCGGCGAGGCGGACGAGTACATCATCCAGACCGAGAAGAGCTCTGGAGAGCTGGAGGGGTTGGCCAAACGGATCCACGACACCCTGGCCCAGAAGCTGGGGGACGACGCCGTGGAGATCCGGCGGGTCGAGATGGTGGGGCCCAAGGTGGGCCGGGATCTGAGGGAGAAGGGGCTCCTGGCGGTGCTGTTCTCCCTGGGCGCGATCCTGCTGTACATCTGGTGGCGGTTCGAGCTGCGGTTCGGGCTCGGCGCGGTGGCCGCCCTGTTCCACGACGTGCTGATCACGATCGGCGCGTTTTCCGTGTTCAACAAACAGTTCGATCTCACCACGGTGGCGGCGCTTCTGACCATCGTGGGGTACTCGCTGAACGACACGATCGTGGTGTTCGACCGGATCCGGGAGAACGTGAAGCGCGCCGGCGGGAAGGGCGACCTGGAAGCCATCATGAACCGGAGCGTCAACGAGACCCTCAGCCGCACGATCCTGACCTCGCTGACCACCCTGCTGGTGGTGGCGGCCCTGTTTCTGTTCGGTGGCGGCGTGATCCACGACTTCGCGTTCGCCCTGTTGGTCGGCATCATCGTGGGTACCTATTCCTCGATTTACATTGCGAGCCCGGTGGTGCTGGCCCTGGAGAAGCGGGTCGGCGGGGCCCGGGCGGTGGAGTCGCGGGCCTGA
- a CDS encoding nucleoside recognition domain-containing protein — MDASADISRPLGESVREGLAKSLVSLGILARVLVPSYLVVDLLRQTPVIPWIADALAPAMGLLGLPGEAAVPLVAGFTVNLYAALGAMAPLGLAPRQVTILGLVLGIAHALLVETAVIRQVCRHWLALAAARLVLGLSAGALLHLVLP, encoded by the coding sequence ATGGACGCATCCGCCGACATTTCGCGCCCCCTGGGAGAATCGGTACGGGAAGGGCTGGCGAAAAGCCTGGTCTCGCTGGGCATCCTGGCCCGCGTGCTGGTCCCCTCGTACCTGGTCGTCGACCTGCTGCGCCAGACGCCGGTGATCCCCTGGATCGCCGACGCCCTGGCACCCGCCATGGGCCTGCTCGGGCTGCCTGGGGAGGCCGCAGTGCCGCTGGTGGCCGGGTTCACGGTGAACCTGTACGCCGCCCTGGGGGCGATGGCGCCCCTGGGGCTCGCGCCCCGGCAGGTCACGATCCTGGGGCTGGTCCTGGGCATCGCCCACGCCCTTTTGGTGGAGACCGCGGTCATCCGGCAGGTCTGCCGTCACTGGCTCGCCCTGGCCGCGGCTCGGCTCGTCCTGGGGCTCTCGGCCGGGGCCCTCCTCCACCTGGTGCTGCCGTGA
- a CDS encoding NAD-glutamate dehydrogenase domain-containing protein: MYPDAAKPVYRRLRQTLKGHQEQARRNLEWLRDHMHPYFFITMKEETEALVQLASGLHALTHSRRMILTDQEKKLILACLNLPGTVYASFRELAEREISYAEITHSYEPIPELCCELEIQRFEFSPKDHAEIAQAAPPEVPASVRRGVARAMRRMYPEFDFTELDRVLGLLWLNNEHYMRISPPERVARILWLYQTARRHDGLYLDVENTEDVVHHRESRVLFAVGNPPRPGFLAQTMEVFNRLDLGVRRAYCLTISTGVHPYFLGTFYVTTRSGELLQKDSPLFRTLQSELYNTQILSPGGPLYTEYVAQGTMTGEDATLTNAFIAFCHTNLAHNQPDRFDLGEVKRAFYANPNVALALIRLFRARFDPDRTDREQAYAAAREEVETLVANYNTGHRHLDEVRRTIFRTALLMIEHTLKTNFFVPEKHALAFRLDPAYLRQMGEEFTSDLPKGEPFRITFFFGRHGAGYHVGFSDIARGGWRTIICRSADDFVTNANTLLREVYVLAHTQHLKNKDIYEGGSKMTVVMDASDLADPALVTQRLYKLQYGFLNAFLDLFVTRDGRAAHPRVVDYYGEDEPIELGPDENMHDGMIELIARQAVKRGYVLGKGIISSKRVGINHKEYGVTSLGVIRFAEITMEELGIDMARDPFTVKITGGTNGDVAGNAMRLLLERCPNVAIRLIVAGSGVLYDPEGIDREELGRLILKDNIDAFRPERLHPGGYLLLRRQRKREGLRELYRKWVRTANGVEEQWVTTDEFHREFDGAIFHVPADLFIPAGGRPETIDDQNWENLLGADGTPTCRAIVEGANSYLTPRAREELQRRGVVVIRDASANKCGVISSSYEILANLLMNDEEFLALKASYVGQVLEILERRAEDEARLLLRRWKEAGRARLFTEISAEVSREINARYAELFDLFRRRPELLAQPVYRRVVLAHLPPLVGGTPKFRRRVGRLPAKILAAITAVEIATRTVYHRDWQEDLEDTVRRYVKREFGA; the protein is encoded by the coding sequence ATGTATCCCGACGCCGCCAAACCGGTCTACCGCCGCCTTCGCCAGACCCTGAAGGGGCACCAGGAGCAGGCCCGCCGGAACCTGGAATGGCTACGCGACCACATGCATCCGTACTTCTTCATCACCATGAAGGAGGAGACCGAGGCGTTGGTCCAGCTGGCGTCGGGGCTCCACGCCCTCACCCACAGCCGCCGGATGATCCTGACCGACCAGGAGAAGAAGCTGATCCTGGCCTGCCTGAACCTGCCCGGCACGGTGTACGCCTCGTTCCGGGAGCTGGCCGAAAGGGAGATCTCGTACGCCGAGATCACCCACTCCTACGAGCCGATTCCCGAGCTGTGCTGCGAGCTGGAGATCCAGCGGTTCGAGTTCTCCCCCAAGGACCACGCCGAGATCGCCCAGGCCGCCCCGCCCGAGGTACCGGCGTCCGTCCGCCGGGGGGTGGCCCGGGCCATGCGCCGGATGTACCCAGAGTTTGATTTCACGGAACTCGACCGGGTGCTGGGGCTCCTGTGGCTCAACAACGAGCACTACATGCGCATCTCTCCGCCCGAGCGGGTGGCCCGGATCCTGTGGCTGTACCAGACGGCCCGGCGCCACGACGGCCTGTACCTGGACGTGGAGAACACCGAAGACGTGGTCCACCACCGGGAGTCCCGGGTGCTGTTCGCGGTGGGCAACCCCCCCCGGCCCGGGTTCCTGGCCCAGACCATGGAGGTGTTCAACCGCCTCGACCTGGGGGTGCGCCGTGCCTACTGCCTGACCATCAGCACCGGCGTCCACCCTTACTTCCTGGGCACCTTCTACGTGACCACCCGGAGCGGGGAGCTGTTGCAGAAGGACTCGCCCCTGTTCCGGACCCTCCAGAGCGAGCTGTACAACACCCAGATCCTGTCGCCGGGGGGCCCCCTGTACACCGAGTACGTGGCCCAGGGCACCATGACCGGCGAGGACGCCACCCTCACCAACGCGTTCATCGCGTTCTGCCACACCAACCTGGCCCACAACCAGCCCGACCGGTTCGACCTGGGCGAGGTGAAGCGGGCGTTCTACGCGAACCCGAACGTGGCCCTGGCCCTGATTCGGCTGTTCCGGGCCCGGTTCGACCCGGACCGAACCGACCGGGAACAGGCCTACGCGGCCGCGAGGGAGGAGGTGGAGACCCTGGTGGCCAACTACAACACCGGCCACCGGCATCTGGACGAGGTACGCCGCACGATCTTCCGCACCGCGCTGCTGATGATCGAGCACACCCTGAAGACCAACTTCTTCGTGCCCGAGAAACACGCCCTGGCGTTCCGGCTCGACCCGGCCTACCTGAGGCAGATGGGTGAGGAGTTCACCTCCGACCTGCCGAAGGGCGAGCCGTTCCGGATCACGTTCTTCTTCGGCCGCCACGGTGCGGGGTACCACGTGGGGTTCTCCGACATCGCCCGGGGCGGGTGGCGCACCATCATCTGCCGTAGCGCCGACGACTTCGTCACCAACGCCAACACCCTGCTGCGCGAGGTGTACGTGCTGGCCCACACCCAGCACCTCAAGAACAAGGACATCTACGAGGGCGGGTCGAAGATGACCGTGGTGATGGACGCCTCGGACCTGGCCGACCCGGCCCTGGTGACCCAGCGGCTCTACAAGCTCCAGTACGGGTTCCTCAACGCGTTCCTCGACCTGTTCGTGACCCGGGACGGCCGGGCCGCCCACCCCCGGGTGGTGGACTACTACGGTGAGGACGAGCCGATTGAGCTGGGGCCCGACGAGAACATGCACGACGGCATGATCGAGCTAATCGCCCGCCAGGCCGTGAAGCGCGGCTACGTGCTGGGCAAGGGGATCATCTCGTCCAAACGGGTGGGCATCAACCACAAGGAGTACGGGGTGACCTCCCTGGGCGTGATCCGGTTCGCCGAGATCACCATGGAGGAGCTCGGGATCGACATGGCCCGGGACCCCTTCACCGTGAAGATCACGGGCGGGACCAACGGCGACGTGGCCGGCAACGCCATGCGGCTGCTGCTGGAACGGTGCCCCAACGTGGCGATCCGGCTGATCGTGGCCGGCTCCGGGGTGCTGTACGACCCCGAGGGCATCGACCGGGAGGAGCTGGGCCGGTTGATCCTGAAGGACAACATCGATGCGTTCCGGCCCGAGCGGCTCCACCCCGGGGGGTACCTGCTGCTGCGGCGTCAGCGCAAACGCGAGGGTCTCCGGGAGCTGTACCGCAAGTGGGTGCGGACGGCCAACGGCGTGGAGGAGCAGTGGGTGACCACCGACGAGTTCCACCGGGAGTTCGACGGCGCCATCTTCCACGTGCCCGCCGACCTGTTCATCCCCGCCGGCGGACGCCCCGAGACGATCGACGACCAGAACTGGGAGAACCTGCTGGGGGCGGACGGCACCCCCACCTGCCGGGCCATCGTGGAGGGCGCCAACTCCTACCTCACCCCCCGGGCGAGGGAAGAGCTTCAGCGCCGCGGGGTGGTGGTGATCCGGGACGCCTCGGCGAACAAGTGCGGCGTGATCAGCTCGTCGTACGAGATCCTGGCGAACCTCCTCATGAACGACGAGGAATTCCTGGCCCTCAAGGCCTCCTACGTGGGGCAGGTGTTGGAGATCTTGGAGCGCCGAGCCGAGGACGAGGCTCGCCTTCTCCTGCGGCGGTGGAAGGAGGCCGGGCGGGCCCGGCTGTTCACCGAGATCTCGGCGGAGGTCAGCCGGGAGATCAACGCCCGGTACGCGGAGCTGTTCGACCTGTTCCGCAGGCGTCCGGAGCTGTTGGCCCAGCCGGTGTACCGGCGGGTGGTGCTGGCCCACCTGCCCCCGCTGGTGGGTGGGACCCCCAAGTTCCGGCGGAGGGTCGGCAGGCTCCCGGCCAAGATCCTCGCGGCCATCACGGCGGTGGAGATCGCCACCCGCACGGTGTACCATCGGGACTGGCAGGAGGATCTGGAGGACACGGTCCGGCGGTACGTGAAGCGGGAGTTCGGGGCGTAG